From Carettochelys insculpta isolate YL-2023 chromosome 3, ASM3395843v1, whole genome shotgun sequence, a single genomic window includes:
- the RHOU gene encoding rho-related GTP-binding protein RhoU, which translates to MPPQQEGEAGYISKPLAGGCEVPPVPPRRVRSSRAAALGAALGSRCRAGAGAEPRRSIKCVLVGDGAVGKTSLVVSYTTNGYPTEYIPTAFDNFSAVVSVDGKPVRLQLCDTAGQDEFDKLRPLCYTNTDIFLLCFSVVSPSSFQNVSEKWVPEIRCHCPKAPIILVGTQSDLREDVKVLIELDKCKEKPVAEEAAKLCAEEIKAVSYIECSALTQKNLKEVFDAAIVAGIQYSDTQHQPKKSKCRTPDKMKNLSKSWWKKYCCFV; encoded by the exons ATGCCgccgcagcaggagggggaggcgGGCTACATCAGCAAGCCGCTGGCTGGCGGCTGCGAGGTGCCGCCGGTGCCCCCGCGCCGGGTCCGCAGCAGCCGAGCGGCGGCGCTGGGAGCGGCCCTGGGCAGCAGATGCCGGGCCGGGGCGGGAGCCGAGCCGCGCCGCAGCATCAAGTGTGTCCtggtgggggacggggctgtgggcAAGACCAGCCTGGTGGTGAGCTACACGACGAACGGGTACCCCACGGAGTACATCCCCACCGCCTTCGACAACTTCTCGG CTGTTGTGTCTGTTGATGGCAAACCTGTGAGACTTCAGCTCTGTGACACAGCTGGCCAG GATGAATTTGACAAGCTTAGACCACTCTGCTACACCAACACAGACATCTTCTTGTTGTGCTTCAGTGTTGTGAGCCCTTCCTCCTTCCAGAATGTGAGTGAAAAGTGGGTTCCTGAAATCCGATGCCACTGCCCGAAAGCACCTATTATTCTGGTTGGGACACAGTCGGACCTCCGAGAGGACGTCAAAGTTCTCATTGAgctggacaaatgcaaagaaaagcCAGTTGCTGAAGAGGCCGCAAAACTCTGTGCTGAAGAAATAAAAGCAGTGTCGTACATCGAGTGCTCAGCTTTGACTCAGAAAAATCTCAAAGAGGTCTTTGATGCGGCCATTGTGGCTGGCATTCAGTACTCGGATACCCAGCACCAACCAAAGAAATCAAAATGCAGGACTCCAGACAAAATGAAAAACCTTTCCAAATCTTGGTGGAAAAAGTACTGTTGTTTTGTATAG